From the Theileria equi strain WA chromosome 4 map unlocalized gcontig_1105316255041, whole genome shotgun sequence genome, one window contains:
- a CDS encoding hypothetical protein (encoded by transcript BEWA_049610A): MGDISDIIKGYRLLEEYELSQSLSNLFEAQKGKYEATEEHTADILREFYYKKLAELYKTLGTTSAYSISYNQPNDDQDGSTLDEPHHSSNINPSFNNENKNTTENMLEELESTTKTLESYYEAINRGVWNNSKLNEAFSATYLDEEKWPKASKLLKEASKGDKYRQCLDLLEARDELCRKIIAVQHCLIISTHTSNVASTQSDRKCVPLEPSGEAREQKTPVEAAVTENRKLLQRIELYKNELMRVYENSGN, encoded by the coding sequence ATGGGAGATATCTCGGATATTATAAAGGGTTATAGGCTCCTCGAAGAGTATGAGCTTTCCCAAAGTCTCTCAAACCTCTTTGAAGCCCAAAAGGGTAAATACGAAGCCACAGAGGAACACACTGCAGATATTTTGAGAGAATTCTACTATAAAAAACTAGCAGAACTATACAAGACCCTAGGAACTACAAGTGCATACTCGATATCGTACAATCAACCAAATGATGACCAAGATGGCTCAACTCTGGATGAACCTCACCATTCCAGCAACATTAATCCAAGCTTTAACaatgagaataaaaatacaaCCGAAAATATGTTAGAAGAACTAGAATCTACGACCAAAACGCTGGAATCGTACTACGAGGCGATTAACAGGGGGGTCTGGAACAACTCTAAACTAAACGAAGCATTTTCTGCAACATACctggatgaagaaaaatggCCAAAGGCTTCAAAATTACTGAAAGAAGCCAGCAAGGGTGACAAGTACAGACAGTGCCTGGACCTCCTAGAGGCTCGCGACGAGCTCTGCAGGAAAATCATCGCAGTTCAGCACTGCCTAATTATCTCTACACACACCTCCAACGTTGCATCGACGCAATCTGATCGCAAATGTGTGCCTTTGGAACCCTCGGGAGAGGCAAGAGAGCAGAAGACCCCCGTAGAGGCTGCCGTGACAGAAAATCGCAAACTACTACAGAGAATTGAACTCTACAAGAATGAATTGATGAGAGTCTACGAGAATTCCGGGAACTAA
- a CDS encoding signal peptide containing protein (encoded by transcript BEWA_049640A) yields MATVFLIVLSYIILAYGERTTLDISKRDEAKIFFMEFNRTELSHTTYNPRHGVVICRIVSGNSLIWKQDQRNEQCVRFVVYRLYGMERVAYALISRDKLYYRYYRFKQGEWKELNSDVYNEVFARLLLEQKVNIRDIDPAMFSTHEYTPFGIPSFTYVPISKYRIATIADGSDLIWESEDHKCEYFVIHGDPKDPKLVQLFINCRNTYKLLYFERRDGQWVPVTKESFYSKLEELDNETGTVM; encoded by the coding sequence ATGGCAACTGTATTCTTGATTGTTCTCTCTTATATCATTCTAGCATATGGAGAAAGGACTACTCTTGATATCTCAAAGCGCGACGAGGCAAAAATTTTCTTTATGGAATTTAATAGGACTGAACTATCGCATACAACGTATAACCCCAGACACGGAGTAGTAATATGCAGAATTGTGAGTGGAAACAGCCTAATATGGAAGCAAGACCAAAGAAACGAGCAGTGCGTTAGATTTGTAGTTTACAGGCTATATGGCATGGAGAGAGTAGCATACGCACTTATAAGCAGAGATAAGTTGTATTACAGATACTACAGGTTCAAACAGggtgaatggaaggagCTAAACTCTGACGTCTACAACGAGGTGTTTGCTAGGCTACTCTTGGAGCAAAAGGTTAATATTAGAGACATCGACCCTGCCATGTTCTCAACGCACGAGTATACGCCATTTGGAATCCCATCCTTCACATACGTGCCGATTTCAAAGTATAGAATAGCTACAATCGCAGATGGAAGCGATTTAATCTGGGAGTCTGAGGACCACAAATGCGAGTATTTTGTCATACACGGAGATCCCAAAGATCCTAAACTTGTCCAACTCTTCATAAACTGCAGAAATACCTACAAGCTCCTCTATTTCGAGAGACGAGATGGACAGTGGGTACCTGTAACGAAGGAATCCTTCTACTCCAAACTGGAGGAGCTGGACAACGAAACCGGAACTGTAATGTGA
- a CDS encoding conserved hypothetical protein (encoded by transcript BEWA_049620A), which translates to MKIRKKEDRRRDGRCVLQISQRTSRVLKDVPKYGKINSLEVDEVLFYLLDGLVDQDEGITSAITNSLLKFAQTQPEFTLKSILSFLEVRRTSISHQYSLLLVMRKCILQCKSVLSNAAIKEILLFMLKELNFISTSDTRHMEMREIVNATSVLCPGFSVDVILAFIQDMRSNERSADIMCIYIQILTHLCALVPKNTYICKSLVSSCIMSMFSEDIFRENNSELCKDLSTFLYALSNMLAIQYKVNIAEESPETLSLCDGINVEDCAYRRFLCYQNVFRAFELGRNPGLENTMDDKSFMDETVHYTRDCEIKRSLSCGFSPDIKVIRKDPDIQTFEYSINREYASFMSINSDIDEEVEDPLYIMERYVSIESPEPIGTVEPIFPLMMEKYLPTIYTNASYNVTCMEVFYSLVIFSQHITDVTFSKYAASLLDSMIVRFHNYLPNLQYRHVSVPDYANTWIKLYKSASATFGSKIITLFSSIGYSMDRYVILPPTYFVRSLRLYVQILEKRSPYTLCVQLFNICGVLFGLLHGLFEYGSEYFEAGNDHQPTIDTFLSVNKSFLNTNDRKECKTFIYNIRETYGLLFSNNLTSLVLLEFLFQKLKSDVVSEVTVSLYILFILYSSFLDESELDGNCSKIWHLINELDELVKRFKGDPFSSRLILLLLSYLSRGKWFTFHSISIHNVANRNARIMGIHGIGKLRNSFRIGISKQVINLLNFVFNLKVNYDIEKRINQSKVADIGFLRAVYEGVPKIVDKQLHVAIDTCFDSFIPRYSAEVLLVYLVKMLVKNKKRNVLTIFRSLLGILNQNDPRRILLVLSVDLLMKLMTYALIYMHDPVCYLEEAVVASNIVNLIAHIIFDRGRRYMSITSNSSIPFYPYGSMSPCGPLSNVGSPCSDDMNDYNVDLNTGDITENFGRISKFLSKILDENKISSAQYVKVIIKTLGSIIATIKRRTSIQSSYNTFYKSDQSPSPLHTAYHMMGILNILSVCARTSIRMTSDLINLLIGLPKQNVLHVLEYSLHFYENYEVYRLLPDVYEWSNLLNVSEEIIFTMNTLRKNTKITLLQGVTIDEKIDNSQALQQQLQTLRGFCISVLGASARNRKHVLLKVYYVLLMNIPKGTSSFTLFGKSTTILLSEKIRCICISALSHLYIQGLCPNIPVQNHDQDLCTRDIMNEMGNELKGYIDAMNAYDLAKLSLLYKEVFLKHFGISENSQAGKDVLSDNMNLECIIVPLISLLNTECESHIKLLVLRGVLNILSQEHLSLTRDFSLKYLISCTNGLLYFLSNPSIKEYTMKAEYDVSNIEGYYMTIFNNKGSTDDAFLDHKFIHNGESVNEVSFLSFIILCALSRHYYGISETLHPFSTLYCLLSYGDCYLSSRLKHLSLEDYASIDISNLLVYYMTNVIYSTDDTSSVLDAPYPDLEDCGMTMQDNWTRLSKILIVTLFVPPNMDENHVKHRILVTLSLLQCIRYQPRVLDEMDQEERDGWTKVVLLIWAHILRISSDNLLKLQLMRSLESILNIESLEYIRLDSSRLHALENCDKVNGIGKIDQLLPGSCLIPCMLSCINFLESWSLLSDSFAKIIHKILQHRYDEIDSKHLESVLITIFKRFSYFFQSENVPTFLRLFLIDLAKADFNILCNALFSKQQPCTKQFQISIIRIVSSDLYLLESVLEFLTSILLPSSDSVNNCPIDFVMEFTLEVLLGSYSQFITTKHGASFISALVIYLNSLEQPFKDALAILDRILVVLRSKGTPREFIQEEKQLNEQQKEWVLVDDIGKKIVAKSRRIIGHSVALKVAFLESMLFIIKDSSQNANFIAMLTIFSELMRHGHLVNQDDYVNSIFEQVPIVDLVEDLYFKSIHYYLKYEKRVPVHRGKGKDFEKIVSTLSGALSKLDTSYYICRALCSFVLLSLRKRVRVSEIVYKVIVSKPTPSEERTRYAYIQLHIAIIKWYNVHKRVVPLYIQRHMIHPLAVALASKGSERVILASRTYLYMVHSIMANFVSISDEGSLQPCKEDGLDDEPEIDGRCTNNISLRGVMEKGSESLHADNWNAFLESLIVKGVYTGKSDGKVCFCGCNSPLLKHTGKYRVCLGIAFYLLLFFSSTLPCKNIELETPQDIENEFKMIKKNELDHRSSVVLFGDSFANSTRMEWPIIDANDSSDFYNIDEICSLRLESSSEKCQPLKKCPRDLLKILQIADYTVNVDGSLSRINIPFKNDKMDITNILIANNAAFFDISNLKPILKSVLFTSPTIYRFCLSRKYLLSPSAFVCKNLPAYDAFSGECIELCTSIISICSLYINKEIEDLKCEMKNNWPNCFLEILRFNAIMHFEALSTAVTKKLCNILEGDDLGDKRSVFKAMELFAHIKCQDT; encoded by the exons ATGAAGATACGAAAGAAAGAGGATCGCAGGAGGGACGGAAGGTGTGTGCTCCAAATATCGCAAAGGACGTCCAGAGTCCTCAAGGATGTGCCAAAGTATGGAAAAATAAATTCACTTGAGGTAGATGAGGTACTTTTCTACCTATTGGATGGTCTTGTGGACCAAGATGAAGGTATTACGTCTGCGATCACGAATTCGCTTCTCAAGTTTGCCCAGACACAGCCGGAGTTCACACTCAAGTCGATTCTATCCTTTCTGGAAGTACGAAGGACATCGATATCACATCAATATTCACTCTTGTTGGTCATGAGAAAGTGCATTTTGCAATGCAAATCTGTTTTATCCAATGCCGCCATTAAGGAGATTCTCCTCTTTATGCTAAAGGAGCTCAACTTTATCAGTACATCCGATACAAGGCATATGGAAATGAGGGAAATAGTAAACGCTACAAGTGTTTTATGTCCAGGATTTTCAGTTGACGTAATTTTGGCATTCATACAAGACATGCGTtcaa ATGAAAGGAGCGCCGATATAATGTGTATATACATCCAGATTTTGACACATTTATGTGCACTCGTACCCAAAAACACGTACATATGCAAGAGTCTAGTATCCAGCTGCATCATGTCAATGTTTTCTGAGGATATATTTAGAGAAAACAACAGTGAGTTATGCAAAGATTTGTCTACGTTTCTCTATGCACTTTCGAATATGCTCGCAATTCAGTACAAGGTTAATATTGCGGAGGAAAGTCCAGAAACCCTTAGCTTATGCGATGGGATAAATGTAGAGGATTGCGCATATAGAAGATTCCTATGCTACCAAAATGTTTTCAGGGCTTTTGAACTGGGAAGGAATCCTGGCTTGGAAAATACCATGGATGATAAAAGTTTTATGGATGAGACTGTACATTATACAAGAGATTGTGAAATTAAGAGAAGTTTGAGTTGTGGATTTAGCCCAGATATTAAAGTGATAAGAAAAGACCCAGATATTCAAACTTTTGAATATTCTATAAATAGGGAATACGCTTCATTCATGTCCATAAATTCTGATATAGACGAAGAAGTCGAGGACCCTTTGTATATTATGGAAAGATATGTTTCAATAGAATCTCCGGAGCCAATTGGTACTGTTGAACCAATATTCCCTctaatgatggaaaaatatcTTCCAACAATTTACACTAATGCCTCATACAATGTGACATGCATGGAAGTGTTTTACTCTTTGGTTATCTTCTCACAGCACATTACAGATGtcacattttccaaatatgcCGCCTCTCTTTTGGACTCAATGATTGTGAGATTTCATAATTATTTGCCTAATCTGCAATACAGGCATGTTTCTGTTCCAGATTATGCAAACACATGGATCAAACTTTACAAATCAGCATCTGCAACATTCGGTAGCAAAATTATTACTCTATTTTCCTCCATTGGATATTCTATGGACAGATATGTAATTCTGCCTCCAACCTATTTTGTCAGGAGTCTGAGGCTATATGttcaaattttggaaaagagGAGCCCTTATACACTTTGTGTGCAACTCTTTAATATTTGTGGTGTTCTTTTTGGTCTTTTGCATGGTCTATTCGAGTATGGAAGTGAGTATTTTGAAGCTGGTAATGACCACCAACCCACAATTGACACATTTTTGAGTGTAAACAAATCATTTTTGAATACAAACGATAGAAAAGAATGTAAAACATTCATATACAACATAAGGGAAACGTATGGACTCTTGTTTTCAAATAACTTGACCTCTTTGGttcttttggaatttttaTTTCAAAAACTTAAAAGTGATGTGGTCTCAGAGGTCACCGTTTCCCTCTATATAttattcattctttactcttcctttttgGATGAGAGTGAGTTGGATGGGAATTGTTCCAAAATATGGCATCTGATAAATGAATTAGATGAGCTAGTCAAACGCTTCAAGGGTGATCCATTCTCTTCAAGACTAATACTATTGTTGTTGAGTTACCTATCCAGGGGAAAATGGTTCACGTTTCACAGTATTAGTATTCACAATGTAGCTAATCGAAATGCTCGTATTATGGGCATTCACGGAATTGGTAAGTTGAGGAATAGCTTTCGTATTGGAATCTCCAAGCAAGTTATAAATCTTCTTAACTTTGTATTTAACCTAAAAGTAAATTAtgatattgaaaagaggataaatcAGTCAAAGGTTGCAGACATTGGATTTCTTAGGGCAGTTTATGAAGGGGTTCCAAAAATTGTTGACAAACAGCTACATGTTGCTATAGACACATGCTTTGATTCGTTTATCCCTAGATACTCTGCGGAAGTATTATTGGTCTACcttgtaaaaatgttgGTAAAGAATAAAAAGAGAAATGTACTGACTATATTTAGGTCGCTATTGGGAATATTGAACCAAAATGATCCTCGCAGAATATTGTTAGTTTTATCTGTTGATCTTCTCATGAAATTGATGACTTATGCTCTCATATATATGCATGATCCCGTTTGCTATCTTGAGGAAGCAGTTGTCGCTTCAAATATTGTGAATTTAATTGCCCATATTATCTTCGACAGGGGACGTCGTTATATGAGTATAACTTCAAATAGCAGCATCCCATTTTATCCCTATGGTAGCATGTCACCATGTGGTCCATTAAGCAATGTGGGATCACCATGCAGTGATGATATGAATGATTATAATGTAGATTTAAATACCGGTGACATAACGGAAAACTTTGGCagaatatcaaaatttttgtccaaaattttggatgAAAATAAGATATCTAGTGCACAATATGTAAAAGTAATTATAAAGACTCTTGGTTCCATAATTGCAACCATAAAGAGAAGAACGTCAATACAGTCTAGCTATAACACATTCTACAAGAGTGATCAATCTCCATCACCACTTCATACAGCCTACCATATGATGGGAATtctgaatattttgagtGTATGCGCACGTACAAGCATTAGGATGACTTCAGATTTGATAAATCTACTCATTGGACTACCTAAACAGAATGTATTGCATGTTTTGGAGTATTCCCTGCATTTTTATGAGAATTATGAAGTATATAGATTACTTCCAGATGTTTACGAGTGGAGTAATTTGCTAAACGTTAGCGAGGAAATTATTTTCACAATGAATACCCTGAGGAAAAATACGAAAATTACGCTATTACAAGGAGTAACTATAGATGAAAAGATAGATAATTCCCAAGCACTGCAACAACAACTACAAACTCTTAGAGGATTTTGTATAAGCGTTCTTGGTGCGAGTGCTAGGAATAGAAAGCACGTACTTTTGAAAGTATATTATGTGTTGTTAATGAACATACCAAAGGGAACTTCATCATTCACTCTCTTTGGGAAGTCCACAACAATTTTGCTCTCTGAAAAAATCCGATGTATCTGTATTTCAGCCTTGTCTCATTTGTACATTCAAGGTCTTTGTCCTAACATTCCTGTGCAAAATCACGATCAAGACTTGTGTACACGGGATATTATGAACGAAATGGGAAACGAATTAAAGGGATACATTGATGCTATGAACGCATATGATTTGGCAAAATTGTCCCTTTTGTACAAGGAggtatttttaaaacacTTTGGAATATCTGAAAATTCACAAGCCGGGAAAGATGTATTATCTGATAACATGAACTTGGAGTGCATCATAGTACCTCTTATATCCCTTTTAAATACAGAATGCGAGTCTCACATTAAACTACTCGTACTTAGAGGGGTTTTAAATATACTTTCACAAGAGCATTTAAGTCTAACACGGGATTTTTCTCTCAAATACCTTATTTCTTGCACAAATGGGCTCTTGTATTTTCTTTCAAATCCTAGCATAAAGGAGTATACAATGAAAGCTGAATATGATGTTTCAAATATAGAAGGATATTATATGACAATTTTTAATAACAAGGGGTCCACAGATGATGCCTTTTTGGATCACAAGTTTATTCATAATGGAGAGTCTGTAAATGAAGTATCATTCCTATCCTTTATTATACTTTGTGCTCTCTCTAGACATTACTATGGTATTTCGGAGACATTACACCCATTTTCCACCTTATATTGTCTGTTATCTTATGGTGATTGTTACTTGTCAAGTAGATTAAAGCATCTTTCCCTTGAAGACTATGCCTCTATTGACATATCAAATCTTCTGGTGTATTATATGACAAATGTAATATATTCAACAGATGATACATCTAGTGTGTTGGATGCTCCTTACCCGGATCTGGAAGACTGTGGAATGACTATGCAAGACAATTGGACAAGGTtatcaaaaattttgattgTTACACTTTTTGTACCACcaaatatggatgaaaatCATGTAAAGCATCGAATACTTGTGACATTATCTCTTTTGCAGTGTATAAGGTATCAACCCAGAGTTTTAGATGAAATGGATCAAGAGGAAAGGGATGGATGGACAAAGGTTGTTTTACTTATATGGGCGCATATTCTACGCATTAGTTCGGATAATTTACTCAAGCTGCAACTTATGAGATCTTTGGAAAGTATATTGAACATTGAAAGTTTGGAGTACATAAGATTAGATAGTTCCAGGCTCCATGCCCTAGAAAATTGTGACAAGGTAAACGgtattggaaaaattgATCAATTGCTTCCAGGAAGTTGTTTGATACCATGCATGCTTTCTTGCATAAATTTCCTTGAGTCATGGTCCTTATTATCGGATTCGTTTGCAAAGATTATACACaagattcttcaacatagatatgatgaaattgatTCTAAACATCTTGAGTCCGTCTTAATTACAATATTCAAGAGATTCTCTTATTTCTTTCAATCTGAAAATGTGCCCACATTTTTACGTCTCTTTCTAATTGACTTGGCAAAGGCTGATTTTAATATACTATGTAATGCTCTATTTTCAAAACAGCAACCCTGTACAAAACAGTTTcaaatttccatcattagGATAGTTTCAAGTGATCTTTATCTCTTGGAATCAGTACTTGAGTTTTTGACTTCCATACTTTTACCATCCTCTGATAGTGTGAATAACTGTCCAATTGATTTTGTAATGGAGTTTACACTTGAGGTGTTGCTTGGTAGTTATTCACAATTTATAACTACAAAGCATGGTGCATCATTCATTTCTGCACTTGTGATTTATCTAAATTCTCTTGAACAGCCATTTAAGGATGCACTTGCAATACTCGATCGCATTTTAGTCGTGTTACGTTCTAAAGGGACACCGCGGGAATTCATTCAGGAAGAGAAACAACTGAATGAACAACAAAAGGAATGGGTACTAGTTGATGACATTGGCAAAAAAATCGTTGCAAAATCCAGAAGGATAATTGGGCACAGTGTGGCATTAAAGGTTGCATTTTTGGAGAGTATgctctttatcatcaagGATAGTAGTCaaaatgcaaattttaTCGCAATGTTGACGATTTTTTCGGAACTAATGAGACATGGGCACCTGGTTAACCAAGATGATTATGTAAATAGCATATTTGAGCAAGTTCCAATTGTAGATTTAGTGGAAGATTTGTATTTCAAAAGTATACACTATTATCTCAAATATGAAAAGAGGGTACCTGTTCATAGAGGCAAAGGGAaagattttgaaaagataGTTTCCACGTTATCTGGAGCCCTGAGCAAATTGGACACAAGTTATTATATTTGTAGAGCACTTTGCAGTTTTGTTCTTCTTAGCTTACGCAAGAGGGTACGAGTGTCAGAAATAGTCTACAAGGTTATTGTATCCAAACCAACACCGTCGGAGGAACGCACGAGGTATGCATACATCCAATTACACATTGCTATAATAAAATGGTACAATGTACACAAAAGGGTAGTGCCCTTGTACATACAGAGGCACATGATACATCCATTGGCAGTTGCACTGGCATCAAAGGGCTCTGAAAGGGTTATTCTGGCTTCTAGGACATATCTCTACATGGTTCATTCTATCATGGCAAATTTTGTATCAATTAGTGATGAAGGTTCTCTACAACCTTGTAAAGAAGATGGTCTGGATGATGAGCCAGAGATTGATGGAAGATGTACAAATAACATATCGTTGAGGGGAGTCATGGAAAAAGGTTCAGAGTCGCTTCACGCGGACAACTGGAATGCTTTCTTAGAGTCTCTAATTGTAAAGGGGGTATACACTGGAAAGTCGGATGGTAAAGTCTGTTTTTGCGGTTGCAACTCGCCTCTTTTAAAACACACTGGAAAATATAGAGTCTGTCTCGGCATTGCGTTTTACCTCTTGCTCTTTTTTTCTTCGACATTACCATGCAAAAATATAGAGCTGGAAACACCGCAGGATATAGAGAatgaatttaaaatgataaaaaagAATGAATTAGATCATAGATCAAGTGTTGTTTTGTTTGGTGATTCCTTTGCGAATTCTACTCGCATGGAATGGCCAATTATCGATGCAAATGACAGCTCAGATTTTTACAACATTGATGAAATTTGCTCTCTAAGACTAGAGAGTAGTAGCGAAAAATGCCAACCTTTAAAAAAATGTCCAAGGGATTTATTAAAAATCTTGCAGATCGCAGATTATACTGTAAATGTAGACGGATCGCTGTCTAGGATAAACATTCCATtcaaaaatgataaaatggATATTACAAATATACTAATAGCAAATAATGCAGCAttttttgatatttctaACTTAAAGCCGATTTTGAAGTCAGTTTTGTTCACATCACCCACAATATACCGGTTCTGTCTTTCTCGCAAATATCTCCTCAGTCCATCTGCATTCGTCTGCAAAAATTTACCCGCATATGATGCATTTTCTGGCGAATGTATCGAGCTTTGTACATCAATTATAAGCATTTGTTCCTTGTATATTAACAAGGAGATTGAAGATTTGAAATGCGAAATGAAGAACAACTGGCCAAACTGCttcttggaaattttaaGATTCAATGCAATTATGCATTTTGAGGCTCTTTCTACCGCTGTAACCAAGAAGTTGTGTAACATACTGGAGGGAGATGACTTGGGTGACAAGAGAAGCGTCTTTAAGGCTATGGAACTTTTCGCACATATAAAGTGCCAAGATACATAA
- a CDS encoding hypothetical protein (encoded by transcript BEWA_049630A), producing MTLAWVLYFALLIKQYECGFLSCITERRADFDVYLATSSILDINDLKHKDRTHISANPGESVISYSPETDDKIKRVCEGGDTLWQGKKGERCVLVRLHIRRSSPDILSLVTKTHTRTEFITLERKDYDWSLLKQDFIENKSSTASRSRRLLRGTSKKREHSPILDIAHMEDFAIISKDIYPRVDGASFLPEKSGHYVLVKEWEEPIWEAEGNEICTGVWLYTSFNNYTSLLVLCIKMGNESRIVRYGKVFRRWKVVDQEESNRMFASMKKVKFKPRAVIRDPEEVSKYIDNREPFCMPAAFVRLTQLSDEVFEDEEEQVESSEDMDDTTSRIESPSFF from the coding sequence ATGACTCTTGCATGGGTTTTGTACTTTGCATTATTGATTAAACAATACGAGTGTGGGTTCCTTAGTTGTATAACCGAACGAAGAGCAGATTTCGATGTCTATTTGGCGacatcatccatactgGATATTAATGACCTTAAACACAAGGACAGAACACACATTTCTGCAAACCCGGGAGAATCTGTAATATCATATTCCCCGGAAACTGACGATAAGATTAAACGAGTTTGTGAGGGTGGCGATACATTATGGCAAGGGAAGAAAGGCGAAAGATGTGTATTGGTAAGATTACACATAAGAAGAAGCTCTCCAGATATTTTGAGTTTAGTCACAAAAACGCACACGAGAACAGAATTCATAACCCTAGAGAGGAAGGATTATGACTGGAGTCTCCTAAAGCAAGATTTCATTGAGAACAAATCATCGACAGCTTCAAGGTCACGAAGACTATTGAGGGGAACTAGTAAGAAGAGAGAGCACTCTCCCATCCTCGACATCGCGCATATGGAAGACTTTGCAATAATATCCAAAGATATCTACCCAAGGGTAGATGGAGCGAGCTTTCTTCCTGAAAAATCGGGCCACTATGTATTGGTTAAGGAGTGGGAAGAACCGATTTGGGAGGCTGAGGGCAACGAAATATGCACCGGTGTATGGTTGTACACCAGTTTCAATAATTACACTTCACTTTTGGTATTGTGCATCAAAATGGGAAATGAATCAAGAATTGTTAGATACGGAAAAGTGTTTAGAAGGTGGAAAGTTGTTGACCAAGAGGAGTCAAATAGGATGTTTGCGTCCATGAAAAAGGTAAAATTCAAGCCAAGGGCTGTAATAAGGGACCCAGAAGAGGTCTCAAAATACATTGATAATAGGGAACCATTTTGTATGCCTGCGGCATTTGTACGTCTGACTCAACTATCTGATGAGGTATTcgaggatgaagaagaacaagTTGAATCTTCTGAAGACATGGATGATACAACAAGTAGAATTGAATCTCCCTCATTTTTTTAA